A window of Sulfobacillus thermosulfidooxidans contains these coding sequences:
- a CDS encoding energy-coupling factor transporter transmembrane component T, protein MAAAVSLSPLVLLQALLFGIIIIFATHQVWLLIVEIMLLTIVYYVLRIPLSHRERWGLVVGAILWAVLAFINDPHNRWSSAFWDGTRFGAVLSFSLAILKLRPPIHMILYLEKALKKFIGPKPLIGQMSLMALLVMRYIPELRLSAQRVNTDVRMRRQLVGERGQWKDVLRFLTPLIMISILRSDYIAESIWARGWRPHHFPQVAPWTLRDTITTVIMWVIFLITWKVLI, encoded by the coding sequence ATGGCGGCTGCAGTATCCCTCAGTCCGCTAGTCCTGCTACAAGCCCTGTTATTCGGTATTATCATCATTTTTGCTACTCACCAAGTATGGCTGCTGATTGTGGAGATCATGCTACTCACAATAGTTTACTATGTGTTGCGGATTCCTTTGAGTCACCGGGAACGATGGGGTCTTGTGGTAGGTGCAATTTTGTGGGCCGTCTTGGCATTCATCAACGATCCTCATAACCGGTGGTCTTCTGCCTTTTGGGATGGCACACGTTTTGGTGCCGTTTTGAGTTTTAGTCTCGCCATCTTGAAGTTACGTCCGCCGATCCATATGATCCTCTATCTAGAAAAAGCGTTGAAAAAATTTATCGGTCCTAAACCTCTTATCGGCCAAATGTCCTTGATGGCGTTACTGGTAATGCGCTATATACCCGAATTGCGGCTAAGTGCTCAACGCGTGAACACCGACGTGCGGATGCGGCGCCAATTGGTAGGAGAGAGAGGGCAATGGAAAGATGTGTTGCGGTTTTTGACCCCTCTGATTATGATCAGTATCTTACGCAGTGACTATATTGCGGAATCCATTTGGGCCAGAGGATGGCGACCCCATCATTTTCCTCAGGTGGCACCATGGACCCTGCGGGATACAATAACCACTGTGATAATGTGGGTTATTTTCTTAATAACGTGGAAAGTGTTGATCTAA
- a CDS encoding ATP-binding cassette domain-containing protein, giving the protein MAIVVRDVILPYSQLRIPWWSTPEKGLFAVVGPNGSGKSQFFSLLMGTLKPQTGSVMRTTARIGCVMQHPEHQLTETTVKEEILWPFKRVLRSGDPGFLSKLDAVMERWALKSLWNQSPWTLSTGQKRRVILAIYDLLDPDILLLDEPTEGLDGWWKNQLSLWLTTHEFSRLTLVISHDWPWMLSVITKGFWCEQVLKSQPEDLGQLWYAHSLPTTNPLEQLWRELLTRNAPVSLRAWIDSQKAREEVVRLWRLQYPSVR; this is encoded by the coding sequence ATGGCGATTGTAGTTCGTGATGTCATTCTTCCCTATTCGCAATTGCGCATCCCCTGGTGGTCTACGCCGGAAAAAGGACTATTCGCGGTGGTTGGTCCCAATGGTTCAGGAAAGAGCCAATTTTTTTCGCTCTTAATGGGGACCTTAAAACCGCAAACCGGATCAGTGATGAGAACCACTGCCCGTATTGGGTGCGTCATGCAACATCCCGAGCATCAATTAACCGAAACGACGGTCAAAGAGGAAATCCTGTGGCCGTTCAAACGCGTCTTGCGCAGTGGTGACCCAGGATTTTTGAGCAAACTCGACGCGGTCATGGAACGCTGGGCTCTCAAATCCTTATGGAATCAGTCGCCGTGGACATTGAGTACAGGGCAGAAACGGCGTGTGATTTTAGCCATCTATGATTTGTTAGATCCCGATATTTTGTTATTAGACGAACCGACCGAGGGACTTGATGGATGGTGGAAGAACCAATTATCTCTGTGGCTTACAACCCACGAGTTTTCGCGTTTGACATTGGTCATCAGTCATGATTGGCCGTGGATGTTATCCGTCATTACCAAAGGCTTTTGGTGTGAGCAGGTTTTAAAATCTCAACCGGAGGATCTCGGCCAGTTGTGGTATGCGCATTCTTTGCCTACTACTAATCCTTTAGAACAGTTATGGCGCGAACTGTTGACGCGCAATGCGCCCGTATCTCTACGCGCATGGATTGATTCGCAAAAGGCGCGAGAAGAGGTGGTGAGATTATGGCGGCTGCAGTATCCCTCAGTCCGCTAG
- the rplQ gene encoding 50S ribosomal protein L17 — MHRKLGRIGGHRRAMLRNLVTSTLREERIETTVTRAKEVNRVVEHMITLAKRGDLAARRQALAYVLDEDVVTKLFTTIGPRYQDRTGGYTRIMRTGFRRGDAAPMAILELV, encoded by the coding sequence ATGCATCGGAAACTAGGGCGCATTGGTGGACACCGGCGGGCAATGCTCCGTAATTTGGTGACTTCAACTCTGCGCGAGGAACGGATCGAAACCACCGTAACGCGGGCGAAAGAAGTGAACCGCGTTGTCGAGCATATGATCACCTTAGCAAAACGTGGCGATTTGGCAGCTCGTCGCCAAGCGCTTGCATACGTATTGGACGAAGATGTGGTCACCAAACTATTCACGACGATTGGCCCCCGTTACCAGGACCGCACAGGCGGCTATACACGCATTATGCGCACGGGCTTTCGCCGGGGCGATGCCGCCCCTATGGCGATTTTAGAACTGGTTTAG
- a CDS encoding ABC transporter ATP-binding protein, with amino-acid sequence MVRYDSQESNALGPVDLTVRGGECVFISGPNGGGKTTLARLMAGIIRPFRGTLRFADGTPREQWPADYVGWLQQEPEHQVVGITVEDDVALGALWHAPTPQEAQQRTDAALYGMHIETLRHRAAETLSGGELHREAIAAILAQNAQIMVADEPETMLDGWGKHQIFEVLYNVKRQGTTLFIISHDAWWVELADRYLWIEDGKVQEMSRHAFAMRLSDEWRAFVEQIKKLTGQQDLDSWDIKEMSQYLWRL; translated from the coding sequence GTGGTTCGATATGATAGTCAAGAGAGCAACGCACTTGGCCCCGTGGACTTGACAGTTCGCGGGGGTGAGTGCGTTTTTATTTCGGGGCCCAATGGGGGCGGCAAAACAACCTTGGCGCGGTTAATGGCAGGCATTATTCGACCTTTCCGGGGGACCCTGAGATTCGCTGACGGGACACCGCGTGAGCAGTGGCCGGCTGATTATGTCGGATGGTTGCAACAAGAGCCGGAGCACCAAGTAGTGGGAATAACCGTAGAAGATGATGTGGCACTCGGTGCATTATGGCATGCTCCAACGCCCCAAGAAGCCCAGCAGCGGACGGATGCGGCATTATATGGGATGCACATAGAGACTTTGCGCCACCGTGCTGCGGAAACGTTGTCCGGCGGTGAATTGCACCGGGAAGCCATCGCGGCGATATTGGCCCAAAATGCGCAAATTATGGTCGCCGATGAGCCTGAGACAATGCTCGACGGATGGGGAAAACATCAGATTTTTGAGGTTTTGTACAACGTCAAACGACAGGGAACCACACTGTTCATTATTAGCCATGATGCATGGTGGGTAGAACTTGCAGACCGCTATCTGTGGATTGAGGATGGAAAGGTGCAAGAAATGAGCCGTCATGCGTTCGCGATGCGACTGTCCGATGAATGGAGAGCTTTTGTTGAGCAGATTAAGAAGTTGACAGGACAACAAGATCTGGATAGCTGGGATATCAAGGAAATGAGTCAATATTTATGGCGATTGTAG
- the truA gene encoding tRNA pseudouridine(38-40) synthase TruA produces MRLFIAYDGTDFAGFQKQPNRRTVQGELEHHLQQLLGPGTISGASRTDAGVHARGQVVVWTGKVPVPTQKIVAVVNRRLPSDLVIRHVDWVPETFRPTYDARAKYYSYRIWRGSSVPWPGTARYVAIIERPLSWVTLNQAARLIVGQHDFWAFRSEGSSAQTTIRHVFLSKWTMEDEGNIWRYDIGADGFLYHMVRRLVGTMILCAERGDISLIHQGLENPRSAKVGFVASAKGLILERIDYDNK; encoded by the coding sequence TTGCGGCTTTTTATAGCTTATGATGGGACCGATTTCGCGGGATTTCAAAAACAACCGAACCGGCGCACCGTGCAAGGAGAATTAGAACATCATTTACAACAGCTATTAGGACCTGGGACGATTTCCGGCGCGAGTCGGACCGACGCCGGAGTACATGCTCGAGGACAAGTCGTGGTGTGGACCGGAAAAGTGCCGGTGCCCACTCAAAAAATTGTAGCTGTTGTGAATCGAAGACTGCCGTCGGATTTGGTCATTCGACATGTTGATTGGGTGCCGGAAACTTTTCGGCCTACATATGATGCCCGGGCCAAATATTATAGTTACCGGATATGGCGGGGATCATCGGTTCCATGGCCCGGAACCGCAAGATATGTCGCAATAATTGAACGTCCTTTGTCGTGGGTAACTCTTAATCAGGCGGCTCGCTTGATTGTGGGACAGCACGATTTTTGGGCTTTTCGCTCGGAAGGGTCCTCAGCCCAAACGACCATACGACATGTGTTTTTAAGTAAATGGACAATGGAGGACGAGGGTAATATTTGGCGCTATGATATTGGTGCGGATGGATTCTTATACCATATGGTCCGCAGACTGGTTGGCACGATGATTCTTTGTGCGGAACGGGGCGATATATCCTTGATTCACCAAGGTCTTGAAAATCCGCGCAGTGCAAAAGTCGGCTTTGTTGCTTCCGCAAAAGGCTTAATCTTAGAACGCATTGACTATGACAATAAGTGA
- the rpsK gene encoding 30S ribosomal protein S11, translated as MAGSRRSTKTRRRDRRHVDRGTAHIRSTFNNTIVTITDTQGNALSWASSGQAGFKGSRKSTPFAAQMAAETAAKAAMEYGLKEVEVLVKGPGSGREAAIRALQAAGLEVSMIKDVTPIPHNGCRPPKRRRV; from the coding sequence ATGGCAGGCAGTCGTCGTAGCACTAAAACCCGTCGCCGTGACAGGCGCCACGTGGATCGTGGAACCGCTCACATTCGGTCGACGTTCAATAATACTATTGTCACCATTACAGATACGCAAGGCAATGCCTTATCATGGGCGTCATCAGGTCAAGCCGGCTTTAAAGGCTCACGCAAAAGCACACCGTTTGCTGCGCAAATGGCCGCCGAAACCGCTGCTAAGGCCGCTATGGAATACGGTCTTAAGGAAGTTGAAGTTCTCGTTAAAGGACCGGGTTCAGGTCGTGAAGCTGCCATTCGAGCACTTCAAGCCGCGGGTCTTGAAGTTAGTATGATCAAAGATGTCACACCTATTCCTCATAATGGGTGCCGACCGCCAAAAAGGCGACGAGTATAA
- the rpsD gene encoding 30S ribosomal protein S4, which produces MARYTGPVCRLCRREGVKLYLKGDKCYTDKCPVTRRAYPPGQHGQGRRKLSEYGVQLREKQKARRTYGIMEGQFSRYFEKASAKKGVTGELLLQLLERRLDNVVYRMGFASSRAEARQLVRHNHFAVNGRRVNIPSYSVKPGDVVEVREGSRQKPRFKAMLEAPARTVPAWLDVEREQWRGTVVRLPNRDEIDTPVQEQLIIEYYSR; this is translated from the coding sequence ATGGCACGTTATACAGGACCAGTTTGCCGGTTGTGCCGGCGTGAAGGAGTTAAATTATATTTAAAAGGGGACAAGTGCTACACCGATAAATGTCCGGTGACACGACGCGCGTATCCCCCGGGGCAGCATGGCCAAGGACGCCGTAAACTTTCTGAGTACGGGGTACAGCTACGAGAAAAGCAAAAGGCTCGTAGGACCTATGGAATCATGGAAGGTCAGTTCTCACGGTACTTCGAGAAAGCTTCGGCGAAGAAAGGTGTCACTGGTGAGCTTTTGCTTCAGCTTTTAGAGCGTCGCTTGGATAATGTGGTGTACCGTATGGGTTTTGCTTCGTCACGGGCCGAAGCCCGACAACTGGTGCGTCACAATCACTTCGCCGTGAATGGTCGGCGGGTGAATATACCGTCATATTCGGTTAAACCCGGTGACGTCGTCGAAGTGCGCGAAGGAAGCCGCCAAAAACCCCGGTTTAAAGCAATGTTGGAAGCGCCGGCTCGGACGGTACCAGCGTGGCTTGATGTTGAACGGGAGCAATGGCGTGGAACCGTGGTAAGACTGCCAAACCGTGATGAAATTGATACACCCGTTCAGGAGCAGCTCATTATTGAGTACTACTCGCGTTAG
- a CDS encoding DNA-directed RNA polymerase subunit alpha yields MTEVEKPEIRRIDDGSDPKYGAFTVEPLNRGYGITLGNSLRRILLSSLPGTAVTSVRIDGVLHEFSVIPGVLEDTADIILNLKRLALRLWSDEPHILRIEKEGPGEVVAGDIIADADVDILEPDQHIAYVDEGHSLRMELTIERGRGYVSAEKNKRADQAIGVIPVDSIFSPVTKVNWRVEDTRVGHITDYDRLTLEVWTDGSLSPEEAISRGAKILSDHLRLFIELTDTVSGVEIGVQRDEDSRDRLLEMPIEELDLSVRSFNCLKRAGINTVGELTNKSDEDMMKVRNLGKKSLEEVKEKLVALGLGLRPSDE; encoded by the coding sequence ATGACCGAGGTTGAAAAACCAGAAATTCGACGGATTGACGATGGCTCGGATCCGAAATATGGAGCATTTACGGTCGAACCGCTTAACCGGGGTTATGGAATAACCCTCGGGAACTCACTGCGGCGGATATTGCTGTCGTCATTACCGGGGACCGCTGTGACGTCCGTGCGCATTGACGGGGTCTTGCATGAGTTTTCTGTGATTCCCGGTGTGCTCGAGGATACCGCAGATATCATATTGAACCTGAAGCGTTTAGCTTTGCGATTGTGGTCTGACGAACCTCATATCCTTCGTATTGAAAAAGAAGGACCCGGAGAAGTGGTCGCAGGAGATATCATTGCGGACGCCGATGTAGACATTTTAGAACCCGATCAACACATCGCCTATGTCGATGAAGGGCACTCGTTACGAATGGAATTGACCATTGAACGAGGGCGCGGCTATGTTTCTGCTGAAAAGAACAAACGTGCCGACCAAGCCATTGGTGTCATTCCCGTCGACTCGATTTTTAGCCCCGTCACTAAGGTCAACTGGCGTGTCGAAGATACTCGTGTCGGTCACATTACGGACTACGACCGTCTTACCTTGGAGGTGTGGACGGATGGGTCCCTTAGCCCTGAAGAAGCCATATCTCGAGGCGCGAAAATCCTTTCAGATCACTTACGCTTGTTTATCGAACTAACCGACACGGTGTCGGGGGTGGAAATTGGCGTTCAACGCGATGAAGATTCTCGAGACCGCCTATTAGAAATGCCCATAGAAGAGCTGGATCTGTCGGTACGGTCATTTAATTGTCTCAAACGGGCCGGGATTAACACGGTCGGAGAATTAACCAACAAGTCGGATGAAGACATGATGAAAGTGCGCAACTTAGGGAAGAAGTCCTTGGAAGAGGTTAAGGAAAAATTAGTGGCGTTAGGTTTAGGCCTGCGTCCATCTGATGAGTAA